The sequence below is a genomic window from Flavobacterium sediminilitoris.
ATTACTAAATCAAATATGATTGGTGTTAATTTTTCAGATGAATGGATGAATAAAAAAATAGATCCAAATGGGAGCTATTATTTTACAAATGCCATTACAGAAAATAAAAACAGAACAAGTAGAACAAACTTGCTTCCTACAGGAAATACAAGTACAAATTCTGAATCAGATTCTAAAACAGATGTAACAGGAAATGCCATTAATCTTGATTTTGAGATTAAGATAGATTCCACAACTACATTATATGTTACGCCTGCATTTTCCAAAAATAAATCAATAAATAAATTTACCAGTAATGCAACATCATTAGACGAATCAAACAATTTGTTGAATGAAAACAATAGTTCAAATGTTAAAGAAGACGAAAGTATAAAGTTTGAAAATAGTTTATATCTATATAAGAAATTTCAAAAAAAGGGAAGAGGAATAAGTCTATCATTTAGAAATCAAAATACTAAGAATGATACTGATTTAAACACACTTACAAATACCATATTTTACCAATCAGGAAATCCAAATGATAATAGAAATCAAAATAGATTTGACATAGATAAACAAGATACATATTCAACAAAAATAGGATATACAGAACCTATTTCAGATTCGTTATCACTTTTATTTGAAACTTCATTTGAAACAGTTAAATTATATAATAGCACAAATACATTCGACTTTGACTCATTCACAAATGAGTATTCTCAGTTTAATGATATATTGTCAAATAATATAGATTCAAGAAATAATACTTTTAACACATCAGTAGGAATACAACTAAAAACAAGTAAGCTTAGAGGGAGTATTCGATTAGGAACTGATTTTTTAAATTACAATAATCAATCGAATTATTTAGGGGTTAAAACAGAAGTTAAAAATAATTATATGTACCCAAGCTTAAACGGATATTTAAGTTATAAATTAGGAAAATCTAAGTCATTTTATAGTTATTATTCGTACGAAGCTACTTTGCCTTCAGCTCGACAATTATTACCTTTTGAAGACTTATCAAATCCTTTAAACACAGTTATAGGAAACGCTTTTTTAAAGCCATCAGAAAATTATAATATTTATATAAACTATAACAATTATGATTATGCTACACGTTCTGGTTTTTATAGTTATTTTGGAGGAAGTTTAAACAAAAATCAAATAGTAAGTTCAACAGTTTATGATAACGATTTTAAAGCAAATACAACTTATCAAAATATAGATCAGACTTATAATTTTTACACAGGATTTAATTTAAATAAATCTTATAAGAAAGAAAAGAGAACCATAAAATATGGTTTAGGAATAGGGATGAACTATAATCTAAATCAAGGATTAACAAATGCAGCATTGTATGAAGCTAGAGGAATACAATTAAATCCAAGAGCTAGCTTTTCATATTCAATAGAAGATCTTATAACCATTTCGCCTACATATAAATACAGTTATAATACTACTTCATTTAAGAACTATGTGATTGATAATTCAAATAAC
It includes:
- a CDS encoding outer membrane beta-barrel protein gives rise to the protein MLKICYFSLALLCSFFSFSQNSFSVSGKLLDESLKLPLESATIYFSRVSDSTVVDYTISDKNGNFNFKLKGINYPVFLKISYNGYKEYKKQFETLSKDHDLGNLYLEENVSSLNEVVVQSEIPPIVIKTDTLEFNASSFKVTPDANVEALLKQLPGVEIDEEGKITVNGKEVNNILVNGKPFFGKDGKIATQNLPAEIIDKVQVTDTKTKEEELSGTAASENASTINLTIQEDKNKGMFGKATVGTGSDKRYESGLLFNYFKDTQKISILGSSNNINSIGFSMDEIFDNMGGGRNSSIWVNDNGSFGINGMQFGGNTGITKSNMIGVNFSDEWMNKKIDPNGSYYFTNAITENKNRTSRTNLLPTGNTSTNSESDSKTDVTGNAINLDFEIKIDSTTTLYVTPAFSKNKSINKFTSNATSLDESNNLLNENNSSNVKEDESIKFENSLYLYKKFQKKGRGISLSFRNQNTKNDTDLNTLTNTIFYQSGNPNDNRNQNRFDIDKQDTYSTKIGYTEPISDSLSLLFETSFETVKLYNSTNTFDFDSFTNEYSQFNDILSNNIDSRNNTFNTSVGIQLKTSKLRGSIRLGTDFLNYNNQSNYLGVKTEVKNNYMYPSLNGYLSYKLGKSKSFYSYYSYEATLPSARQLLPFEDLSNPLNTVIGNAFLKPSENYNIYINYNNYDYATRSGFYSYFGGSLNKNQIVSSTVYDNDFKANTTYQNIDQTYNFYTGFNLNKSYKKEKRTIKYGLGIGMNYNLNQGLTNAALYEARGIQLNPRASFSYSIEDLITISPTYKYSYNTTSFKNYVIDNSNNYRHIFKIEATTYWPKNIVLGNDFGYTYNSNIADGFQKDFYLWNASLGYNFFKDQLLAKVKVYDLLNQNVNATRTITPTAITDTENTVLQQYVMFSLTYKLEKFGGKDKKKTHFMMD